Genomic DNA from Eleutherodactylus coqui strain aEleCoq1 chromosome 8, aEleCoq1.hap1, whole genome shotgun sequence:
ACATTGTTTTCAGCCTTCACTGAAAGCAACCTCATTGGAATGAGCGGGGCAAAGGTTCATAGATAAAGCTGTTACACTGCGTACCACCTACTCTCACTGTATGGGAATTAGGAGTGAGTTATACCACACGGTTAGATACTCCAGGACCCAACAGGCCACAAGCCGCTACACAATCTGCCATCACGGGTGTTTATCCAGGACCTTGGAACGTGTAGATTATTTCTGGTGAGTTTCCAACTAGTTAGGTCTCAGTTAGGGTTGTAGGAGCTCAAGTAGACTGGGTTACAGGTGTTATTGGGTTACAGGTGTTAGCACAGGGCTGGCAGATTGCAAGTGCCAATCTGCAAAATGcctaactagacaaccccttctcTGACAGTTGACACCCCTTATGCTAATATAGGTGCAGCTGGAGTATAGCGCCAAGTGGTACTTGCCAAAATgtggaagatcactgccaggggcgtagctatagggggtgcagacatAGCAGTTACTACCGGGCCATGGAGCATTAGGAGGCCCAAAGGCTCCCCTATCATATAAGAAGGTGCCAGTATTAAAATGCaacatggatggttgggggggggggggggcatgttacagattctgcattgggatcccctacatttagcctctgcctaatcttttaaCAATACCCCTACCTGCTAGTGATCCATcgatgggcttcttaagagacccagcgatgcagaggaaagttgtgctttcacacaggagtgagcgttcagtgaatggaggtggagtgcgtcagagatctcttcctgccgcccccctccattcactgtgaacaggcagtcattaaaagaaaatgactgcctgtttacactgaacgagaagtggcTCACTAGTCACTGCGTTTCACTAAGCTGAAATGAAGCTACTAGCAACTAACGAGTGATTCTTCACTCGGTATCCTGTCTGGTCCTATGTTTACACTGGACAACTATCACTCAAAATCGCTTGTTTGATTGATTTTTCTGCCAATTGTTGGCCTGGTAAAGTTATCCCTAGGGGGGAGTAAGCATCATAAATACACCTATTCGCCTAATTCATAATGGTTATAAGGATTGACATTGGCACCATGCAAACCAAGGCAGATGGTGGGTACCATGAAAGCCTTGGCAAAGATGTCCTATGGTTGTCAAGCCATGGGTGTGATAGGCAGGTCACCCACTGTGTCTAGGATAACATTAATGTAACATTAAAGGAAAACTCCATGCAACACTGTATTggcggtgactagagatgagcgagcatactcgctaagggcaattgctcgagcgagcattgcccttagcgagtacctgcccgctcgagagacaaggttcgggtgccggcgcgggggagcggtgagttgcgtcaGTCAGCGTGaggaagagatctcccctccgttcctccccgctctcccccgcagctccctgcctgccgccggcaccggAACCTTGTCTCTCAagcgtgcaggtactcgctaagggcaatgcttgcttgagcaattgcccttagcgagtatgctcgctcatcactagcagTGACTAATATAGTGACACATGCAACCAAAAACTTTTAGATCAAACAAACTCTAATCTGTATGGGAGCCTGTAGACTAAGCATAACCCAGTGTCCAGTGTATAAGTTTTGCTCAGGATTTCTTTAAGCATCTCAATGGTTCCTCATTAAGTCAATTTCCAAGTCATATGCTTATAGTAGAGAAAACTTACCGTGTAATTTTTTGAATTAGGTCCTTTCGAAGTTCTCCCACCTCCATGGACTCAGATTTACACAGCAATCACCAACCCAGAGTGGTTATAATTGGCGCAGGCTTTGCAGGACTTGGTGCTGCCACCACCCTGGTAAAGCATGGAGTAAAGAATCTTGTCATCTTAGAAGCATTAGATCGGGCCGGTGGAAGAGTTTGGACACACAAACCTTTTGGAACTGCTGCAGTGGAGCTTGGTGCCACCTGGATCCATGGTCAAGATGACAATCCACTTTACCAAATGGCCAAGGAGAGAGGACTACTGGCAGATGATGAGTTTAGTATGGTGACTTGCCAACCAGTATCTGTAACCCCACAGGATTACTTCTTTAATGAGCAAGGAAAACAACTTCCCTCAACTCAGGTGGAACATGTAACTGGCTTTTTTGGTAGGTTGATGTCTCAAATCAACCAGCAGGACTATAAACCAGAATGTCAGTCATTGTCAGTTGGGGAGTATCTAGATCGTGAGTTTTCCTTAACTGACCTTTCAAAGGCTGAGGGTTCGGAAGATATTTATGAGTGGTGTAAGCGAGTAGAGTGCATTGATGAAGCTTGTAACTCCATGTATGAATTCTCATTGAGTCAACTTGGCTTATACACCGCTCTTGAGGGACCCTTTTTTAACTCTTTGGGCAGTAAGGGTTACCAGGCACTGCTTGACCTCTTAATAGGCCAGTTACCATCTAATTCTCTTCGCTGCCGTAAGCCAGTTCAATGCATTCAATGGGAAGGCTCTTCATCGTCTGGTTTGAAGGCATCCA
This window encodes:
- the LOC136576331 gene encoding peroxisomal N(1)-acetyl-spermine/spermidine oxidase-like, coding for MDSDLHSNHQPRVVIIGAGFAGLGAATTLVKHGVKNLVILEALDRAGGRVWTHKPFGTAAVELGATWIHGQDDNPLYQMAKERGLLADDEFSMVTCQPVSVTPQDYFFNEQGKQLPSTQVEHVTGFFGRLMSQINQQDYKPECQSLSVGEYLDREFSLTDLSKAEGSEDIYEWCKRVECIDEACNSMYEFSLSQLGLYTALEGPFFNSLGSKGYQALLDLLIGQLPSNSLRCRKPVQCIQWEGSSSSGLKASKHPINVVCEDGEQFPTDHVIVTVSLGCLKERATTLFDPPLPKGKMEAIQRLGFGTVAKIFLEFSKPFWPDDCAGIQLVWQQGPESLKGYSDGCKQQLWRSEWFKKIGGFDCVPMHKSTLCGWITGLAAEHMETLPESEVGEVCVRLLKKFTGWPVTELQGVLRSTWYTNPYIRGSYTNVPVGVDAVKEQMALAEPLPSTYQRKSLLPLQVLFAGEATHPNFYTTTHGAYMSGVREAERLIKLYESKVNPRL